The Apium graveolens cultivar Ventura chromosome 11, ASM990537v1, whole genome shotgun sequence genome has a window encoding:
- the LOC141697726 gene encoding uncharacterized protein LOC141697726 has protein sequence MKMASSKVIASAFLVLFLVDVCFAARSPKALYGKGGGGGGGGGKGGGGGGGGSDYGSGSGYGSGYGSGGGSGYGGEGEEYGNGGGGGGGSGGGGGGGGGRGTGGGYGSGYGSGSGSGYGSGGGRGGGGGGGQGGGGGGGSGGGSGSGSGSGYGSGSGSGYGSGGGGGGGGGGGGGGGGGGGSGSGSGYGSGSGYGSGYGSGGGDGGDHEP, from the coding sequence ATGAAAATGGCTAGTTCCAAGGTGATTGCTTCTGCATTTCTGGTTCTATTCTTAGTGGATGTTTGTTTCGCAGCCAGATCTCCTAAGGCTTTGTATGGTAAAGGTGGCGGAGGTGGGGGCGGAGGGGGGAAAGGAGGCGGCGGGGGAGGAGGTGGGTCGGATTATGGGTCTGGTTCAGGATACGGTTCTGGGTATGGATCAGGAGGTGGTTCAGGGTATGGTGGGGAAGGGGAAGAGTATGGTAATGGTGGAGGGGGAGGGGGAGGAAGTGGAGGAGGGGGTGGTGGGGGAGGTGGAAGGGGGACAGGTGGGGGTTACGGATCAGGTTATGGGTCTGGAAGTGGATCGGGGTACGGATCAGGTGGTGGAAGAGGTGGAGGAGGTGGTGGGGGTCAAGGGGGAGGAGGTGGAGGGGGATCTGGTGGTGGTTCCGGATCAGGTAGTGGCTCAGGGTATGGTAGTGGCAGTGGCTCAGGGTATGGATCAGGTGGTGGAGGTGGAGGTGGAGGTGGCGGTGGAGGTGGAGGAGGCGGTGGCGGTGGTTCTGGCTCTGGGTCAGGATATGGTAGCGGATCAGGTTACGGATCAGGCTATGGATCGGGTGGTGGTGATGGTGGTGATCATGAACCATGA